In Geminocystis sp. NIES-3708, a single window of DNA contains:
- a CDS encoding CmpA/NrtA family ABC transporter substrate-binding protein produces MSNFSRRRFLTTVGTSAITAVFLKGCLGNPPEPVSNTSNPGVTPVTLTPEMTPETPVIKLGFAPIFEAAPLIVAKEKGFFAKYGMNEVEIAKQANWGSARDNVEIGSAGGGIDGGQWQMPMPYLISEGLITKNNVKIPMYVLAMLNTQGNGIAIAKSQEGKNITLDMSKAKDYILGLKQSGKPFRAAFTFPKANQDFWIRYWLAAGGINPDTDVNLMTVPAAQTVANMKTGSMEGFSTGDPWPTRIVADGIGFMPALTAQMWANHPEEYLAIRADWVDKNPKATKAVLKAVMEAQQWCDTQSNRSELAQILSGANYFNVPATVLEPALMGKYKMGDGQPDIDDYKMAVQYWKTDKGSVSFPYKSLDLWFITESVRWGFLPASYLDDNAKALIDKVNRSDLWREAATEAGIPSADIPSSDSRGVETLFDGKTFDPANPKAYLDSLAIKKV; encoded by the coding sequence ATGTCAAATTTCTCTCGTCGTCGATTTTTAACTACTGTTGGAACGTCTGCTATTACCGCAGTTTTCCTCAAAGGATGTCTAGGCAATCCTCCCGAACCTGTTAGTAACACATCAAATCCCGGTGTTACCCCTGTCACCTTAACACCAGAAATGACTCCCGAAACTCCTGTCATAAAATTAGGATTTGCTCCAATTTTTGAAGCAGCTCCTTTAATTGTGGCTAAAGAAAAGGGATTTTTTGCTAAATATGGCATGAATGAGGTAGAAATAGCCAAACAAGCCAACTGGGGCTCGGCAAGAGACAACGTTGAAATTGGTTCGGCAGGTGGTGGTATAGATGGAGGACAATGGCAAATGCCGATGCCTTATCTTATCTCTGAAGGATTAATCACCAAGAATAACGTCAAAATACCAATGTATGTTCTCGCTATGTTGAACACCCAAGGCAATGGTATTGCGATCGCCAAAAGTCAAGAAGGTAAAAATATCACCTTAGATATGAGTAAAGCTAAGGATTATATCTTAGGTTTAAAGCAATCAGGAAAGCCATTTCGAGCCGCTTTTACCTTTCCCAAAGCCAATCAAGATTTTTGGATTCGTTATTGGTTAGCCGCAGGGGGTATTAATCCTGATACAGATGTAAATTTAATGACTGTACCTGCTGCCCAAACTGTAGCAAATATGAAAACAGGTTCGATGGAAGGATTTAGTACAGGCGATCCTTGGCCTACCCGTATTGTTGCCGATGGCATTGGTTTTATGCCAGCATTGACGGCTCAAATGTGGGCGAATCATCCTGAAGAATATCTTGCTATTCGTGCTGACTGGGTGGACAAAAATCCCAAAGCGACAAAAGCAGTACTTAAAGCGGTAATGGAAGCTCAACAATGGTGTGATACTCAGAGTAATCGATCGGAATTAGCACAAATACTGTCTGGTGCTAACTATTTTAATGTACCTGCCACCGTACTCGAACCAGCTTTAATGGGTAAATATAAAATGGGTGACGGGCAACCAGATATAGATGATTACAAAATGGCGGTTCAATATTGGAAAACCGATAAAGGCAGTGTTTCTTTCCCTTATAAGAGCCTCGATTTATGGTTTATTACGGAAAGCGTACGTTGGGGCTTTTTACCTGCTAGTTATTTAGATGATAACGCTAAAGCCTTGATTGACAAGGTAAATCGATCGGACTTATGGCGAGAAGCGGCAACCGAAGCTGGTATTCCTTCGGCGGACATTCCCAGTAGTGATTCCCGTGGAGTAGAAACATTATTTGACGGAAAAACATTTGATCCAGCAAATCCCAAGGCTTATTTAGATAGTTTAGCGATAAAAAAAGTTTAA
- the ntrB gene encoding nitrate ABC transporter permease: protein MATTIRTSRNNSNFLTKFWKKNGKNILPPILGILGFLLIWQLFSTIGLVKLPGPISLITNERTRIYLMYPFFDRGGTDVGLFWQAMASLQRVLIGYSFAAVVGIGVGILVGLNPFLNKALDPLFQFLRTVPPLAWVPIALAALQQNQPAALFVIFITAVWPILLNTVVGVQQIPQDYINVQQVLQLSNKKFFFKILIPSALPYIFTGLRIAIGLAWLAIIAAEIVMSGIVGIGFFIWDSYQNNYISDIILALIYIGAIGLILDKFMAWIQSKIVRQ from the coding sequence ATGGCTACCACCATCAGAACATCAAGAAATAATAGTAATTTTTTAACTAAATTTTGGAAGAAAAACGGGAAAAATATTTTACCCCCCATTTTAGGAATTTTAGGTTTTTTATTAATTTGGCAACTATTTTCAACTATTGGATTAGTTAAATTACCGGGACCAATTTCGCTGATTACCAATGAACGAACTCGCATTTATTTAATGTACCCATTTTTCGATCGTGGTGGTACTGATGTGGGTTTATTTTGGCAAGCAATGGCTAGTTTACAAAGAGTTTTAATCGGCTATTCTTTTGCCGCAGTTGTTGGTATTGGAGTTGGTATTTTAGTTGGTTTAAATCCTTTCTTAAATAAGGCATTAGATCCTCTATTTCAATTCTTAAGAACCGTACCTCCTTTAGCATGGGTACCCATTGCCCTCGCTGCATTACAGCAAAACCAACCTGCCGCATTATTCGTTATTTTTATTACCGCAGTTTGGCCTATTTTACTTAATACTGTAGTTGGTGTTCAACAAATACCTCAAGACTATATCAATGTCCAACAAGTTTTACAACTTTCTAACAAAAAATTCTTCTTTAAAATTTTAATTCCTTCTGCATTACCCTACATTTTTACTGGTTTAAGAATTGCGATTGGTTTAGCATGGTTAGCAATTATTGCGGCAGAAATTGTTATGTCTGGTATCGTTGGAATTGGCTTTTTTATCTGGGATTCTTATCAAAATAATTATATTAGTGACATTATTTTAGCACTAATTTATATCGGTGCAATTGGTTTAATTCTTGATAAATTCATGGCTTGGATTCAATCTAAAATTGTTCGTCAATAA
- a CDS encoding nitrate ABC transporter ATP-binding protein (This model describes the ATP binding subunits of ATP-binding cassette (ABC) transporters for nitrate transport, or for bicarbonate transport, in bacteria and archaea.) has protein sequence MSVFVAVDNIEKVFSLTGGGEYLALKGINLEIKKGEFISLIGHSGCGKSTLLNMIAGLDLPTEGIVTLEGQKIQKPGPERMVIFQSYCLLPWLTVRQNIALAVDEVMKGYSDSERKEIVEDHINLVGLSHAVDKFPNQLSGGMRQRVAIARALSIRPKLLLLDEPFGALDALTRGNLQEQLMQICDRYQITAIMVTHDVDEAVLLSDKIVMLTNGPGSKIGGILEVDIPRPRQRMEVVNHPSYYSLRSEIIYFLNQQKRIKKIRAQKQGVISRHGLEKVNLEIGFLPLTACAPLAIAQEKGFFTKHGLDEVNLVRETSWRGIVDGIAGGYLDAAQMPAGMPTWLTVGGNQNEPLPVVSALTMTRNGNGVTLAKKFYDMGIHDGHHLKRMLLESVEENHTFGMVHPSSMHNILLRYWLAAEGIDPDYDVHLQTIPPAQMIADLKAGSIDGYCVGEPWNLRAAMEGFGFTVATDLEVWNGHPGKVLGVREDWANNYPNSHIALVKALLEACQYCADPSNQEEIRTILSDRKYLSTNIDYIQLGDPNSYSCNLEKSVEYAHHRFYGDGMNRPSRTEHLWMLTQMARWGDIPFPRNWVEILERVCRVGVFSTACRELGLSDLKYRREAIKLFDGIPFDGEDPIGYLNHLEIKRNVTMAEIPLNSRILVNV, from the coding sequence ATGTCTGTTTTTGTCGCAGTTGATAATATTGAAAAGGTATTTTCTTTAACAGGTGGTGGTGAATATTTAGCTTTAAAAGGCATTAATTTAGAGATAAAAAAAGGTGAATTTATTTCTCTAATTGGTCACTCTGGTTGTGGTAAGTCCACCCTCTTAAATATGATTGCTGGTTTAGATTTACCCACCGAAGGAATTGTTACTTTAGAAGGGCAAAAAATCCAAAAACCTGGGCCTGAAAGGATGGTTATTTTTCAAAGTTATTGTCTTTTACCTTGGTTAACTGTTCGTCAAAATATCGCTTTAGCTGTTGATGAAGTTATGAAGGGTTATTCTGATAGTGAAAGAAAAGAAATCGTTGAAGATCATATTAATCTTGTGGGCTTGAGTCATGCCGTTGATAAGTTCCCTAATCAGTTATCTGGCGGTATGAGACAACGAGTTGCCATTGCTCGTGCTTTATCTATCCGTCCTAAATTACTCTTATTAGATGAGCCTTTTGGTGCATTAGATGCTTTAACCAGAGGGAATTTACAAGAACAGTTAATGCAAATATGTGATCGTTATCAAATCACTGCCATAATGGTGACTCATGATGTGGATGAAGCAGTTTTATTATCAGATAAAATCGTCATGTTAACGAATGGGCCAGGCTCAAAAATTGGCGGTATTTTAGAAGTAGATATTCCTCGTCCTCGTCAAAGAATGGAGGTAGTAAATCACCCTAGTTATTACAGTTTAAGAAGCGAAATTATTTACTTTTTAAATCAACAAAAACGCATCAAAAAAATTCGAGCTCAAAAACAAGGAGTTATCTCCCGTCATGGCTTAGAAAAAGTCAATTTAGAAATCGGTTTTTTACCTTTAACCGCTTGCGCACCTCTAGCCATTGCCCAAGAAAAAGGATTTTTCACTAAACATGGCTTAGATGAAGTTAATTTAGTCAGAGAAACCAGTTGGCGAGGTATTGTTGATGGTATCGCTGGAGGTTATTTAGATGCGGCTCAAATGCCGGCGGGAATGCCCACTTGGTTAACGGTAGGAGGCAATCAAAACGAACCTTTACCCGTTGTGAGTGCTTTGACAATGACTCGTAATGGTAATGGTGTAACTCTCGCTAAGAAATTCTATGACATGGGAATTCATGATGGGCATCATCTCAAAAGAATGTTACTGGAATCTGTAGAAGAAAATCATACTTTTGGTATGGTACATCCATCATCTATGCACAATATTTTACTACGATATTGGTTGGCGGCTGAAGGCATCGATCCTGATTATGATGTGCACTTACAGACTATTCCTCCTGCACAAATGATCGCTGATTTAAAAGCAGGTAGTATTGATGGTTACTGTGTCGGTGAGCCGTGGAACTTACGGGCGGCTATGGAAGGTTTTGGCTTCACCGTAGCAACAGATTTGGAGGTATGGAATGGACATCCGGGTAAAGTATTAGGGGTAAGGGAAGATTGGGCAAACAACTATCCTAATAGCCATATTGCCCTTGTCAAAGCCCTTTTGGAAGCCTGTCAATATTGTGCTGATCCTAGTAATCAGGAAGAAATACGCACTATTTTAAGCGATCGCAAATATTTAAGTACGAACATTGACTACATCCAATTAGGCGATCCTAATTCCTACAGTTGTAACTTAGAAAAATCTGTTGAATATGCTCATCATCGGTTTTATGGAGACGGCATGAATCGCCCAAGTCGGACAGAACATTTATGGATGCTGACACAAATGGCACGATGGGGAGATATTCCCTTTCCTCGTAACTGGGTAGAAATTTTAGAAAGAGTATGCCGAGTTGGTGTCTTTAGCACTGCTTGTCGTGAATTAGGATTAAGCGACTTAAAATATCGCCGAGAAGCCATTAAATTATTTGATGGAATACCTTTTGATGGTGAAGATCCCATCGGTTATTTAAACCATCTTGAAATTAAGCGTAATGTAACGATGGCGGAAATTCCCCTTAACTCCCGTATCCTAGTTAACGTCTAA
- a CDS encoding nitrate ABC transporter ATP-binding protein (This model describes the ATP binding subunits of ATP-binding cassette (ABC) transporters for nitrate transport, or for bicarbonate transport, in bacteria and archaea.) — MEKQLYQDSFLTIENVSKVYPTPTGSYTVLQDVNLTINQGEFICVIGHSGCGKSTLLNMVSGFAQPTSGSVQLKGKPITKPGPDRMVVFQNYALLPWLTVFENVYLAIDSVYPEKKEAEKRAIVRDHLALVGLTEAADKKPTQISGGMKQRTSIARALAIRPEVLILDEPFGALDPITKEELQEELLNIWNEYRCNVLMITHDIDEALFLADRLVMMTNGPSATIGEILNIPFPRPRDRERIMEDPTYYDLRNYALDFLYNRFAHDDVA, encoded by the coding sequence ATGGAAAAACAACTCTATCAAGACTCATTTTTAACCATCGAAAATGTTTCTAAAGTTTATCCTACTCCCACAGGAAGTTACACCGTTCTTCAAGACGTTAATTTAACCATTAATCAAGGAGAATTTATCTGTGTAATTGGCCATTCTGGTTGCGGTAAATCCACACTTTTAAACATGGTTTCAGGCTTTGCTCAACCCACTTCAGGATCAGTACAATTAAAAGGTAAACCCATTACCAAACCAGGGCCTGATCGCATGGTAGTATTTCAGAATTATGCCCTTTTACCTTGGTTAACGGTATTTGAAAACGTCTATCTAGCTATTGATTCGGTATATCCTGAGAAAAAAGAAGCGGAAAAAAGAGCCATAGTAAGGGATCATTTAGCCTTAGTAGGTTTAACGGAAGCCGCCGACAAGAAGCCTACACAAATTTCTGGGGGTATGAAACAACGTACGTCGATCGCCCGTGCATTAGCTATACGTCCTGAAGTACTTATTTTAGATGAGCCTTTTGGTGCATTAGATCCTATTACCAAAGAAGAGTTACAAGAAGAATTACTTAATATTTGGAATGAATATCGTTGTAATGTTTTAATGATTACTCATGATATAGACGAAGCCTTGTTTTTAGCAGATCGACTCGTTATGATGACTAATGGGCCTTCTGCAACTATTGGTGAAATATTAAATATACCTTTTCCTCGTCCTCGTGACAGAGAGCGTATTATGGAAGATCCAACATACTATGATTTGCGTAATTATGCTTTAGATTTCCTCTATAATCGTTTTGCTCACGATGATGTCGCTTAA
- a CDS encoding cyclic nucleotide-binding domain-containing protein: MFNKTPEKTMHSVRWILTIAWFLIILSLFYDPISPLLTSPDNLGSPLRVNLDTCVAVQGNCLEKNAYYLGAPIFWGIVVPSSIFILLVFGHELWRRICPLSFLSQIPRALGWQRKIKRVSANGSVRFEIPRVDKNSWLGRNYLYLQMGWFFIGLCSRILFVNADRLALAIWLLFTIFIAIFIGYFFGGKSWCNYFCPMSPVQQIYGEPKGLFTSKAHIGDDKVTQSMCRIIEDNQEKSACIACQSPCIDIDSERSYWDSINQSDRQLLYYGYFGLVIGYFIYYYLYAGNWDYYFSGIWAYEKNQLSTLLNPGFYLFNQSIPIPKIIAVPLTLGIFTITGYYLGKNIEKFYQNKYKNKLPSELIRHRIFSILTFIIFDFFFIFAGRSWLVLLPIKVQYIWDFALVFLSSIWVYQTWGRSPEIYSKESLATRLRKQLKKLGLNISRFLEGKSLENLNTDEVYVLAKVLPGFTKDKRQEVYKGVLKESLEEGYVNTVSSLEVLEQLRSELNITDDEHRTILTELGVEDPSLLDPSKLHSVENSVRLTGYRKALERMLSLQQKASLDELLENNSQDIRKLRQEYCITYQEEEEILQGLQPESGIIARAEHILSQLEQLIERYHALNQPRFLPQGEILNLLRETVKQKKRLLVRALLEIIENSEDSSISEEITQNLANLSPGVLQDVLENSASSWYSRLQPKILNLLSQPTNKIPTCSLDIDINTIIGHLQGLLMESNPITQTISLYILAQIDLKLGREEAENLLTIKTNLLVKETAKILLNSETLNLSNFNTLEKVIYLGNANFFDGIHSNTLIELAELSYFNYYRENEIISDEGDTCRELLLLINGRVEIILPRENDTPIISSLLPGQILDELEVLSHGKQSGKIIAKTTPTKILAIAIDSFDSILEEDQEFSRRILELESSRLKQLITK; this comes from the coding sequence ATGTTTAATAAAACTCCAGAAAAAACCATGCACTCTGTTAGGTGGATCTTAACAATTGCTTGGTTTTTAATAATTTTATCTTTATTTTATGATCCTATTTCTCCATTATTAACTTCTCCTGATAATTTAGGTAGTCCATTAAGGGTTAATTTAGATACTTGTGTGGCAGTTCAAGGTAATTGTTTAGAAAAAAATGCTTATTATTTAGGCGCTCCTATTTTTTGGGGAATTGTTGTTCCTAGTTCTATCTTTATTCTCCTTGTTTTTGGTCATGAATTATGGCGTAGAATTTGTCCTTTATCTTTCCTTTCTCAAATTCCTAGAGCATTAGGTTGGCAACGTAAAATTAAACGGGTTAGTGCTAATGGCTCAGTGCGTTTTGAGATACCTAGAGTTGATAAAAATTCATGGTTAGGACGCAATTATTTATATCTACAAATGGGTTGGTTTTTTATTGGTTTATGCTCCCGAATACTCTTTGTTAATGCCGATCGATTAGCTCTTGCTATTTGGTTATTATTTACTATTTTTATTGCTATTTTTATTGGTTATTTTTTCGGTGGAAAATCTTGGTGTAATTATTTCTGTCCGATGTCTCCTGTGCAACAAATTTACGGTGAACCAAAAGGATTATTTACCAGTAAAGCTCATATTGGAGATGATAAAGTCACTCAATCTATGTGCCGAATTATTGAAGATAATCAAGAAAAAAGTGCCTGTATTGCTTGTCAAAGTCCTTGTATTGACATTGACTCGGAAAGAAGTTATTGGGATAGTATAAATCAAAGCGATCGACAATTATTATACTATGGTTATTTTGGTTTAGTTATCGGTTATTTTATTTATTATTACTTATATGCTGGTAATTGGGATTACTATTTTTCAGGAATTTGGGCTTATGAAAAAAATCAATTAAGTACTCTTTTAAATCCGGGTTTTTATCTTTTTAATCAATCAATTCCTATACCTAAAATTATCGCCGTACCTCTTACCTTAGGTATTTTTACTATCACTGGTTATTATTTAGGTAAAAATATCGAAAAGTTTTATCAAAATAAATATAAAAATAAACTTCCTTCAGAGTTAATTAGACATCGAATATTTAGTATTTTAACTTTTATAATTTTTGACTTTTTCTTTATTTTTGCAGGTAGATCATGGTTAGTTTTATTACCCATAAAAGTTCAATATATTTGGGATTTTGCTTTAGTTTTCTTAAGTTCAATTTGGGTATATCAAACATGGGGTAGAAGTCCAGAAATTTACTCCAAAGAAAGTTTAGCAACTCGTCTTAGAAAACAATTAAAAAAATTAGGTTTAAATATCAGCCGTTTTTTAGAAGGAAAATCTCTTGAAAATCTCAATACTGATGAGGTTTATGTCTTAGCAAAAGTTTTGCCCGGTTTTACTAAAGATAAACGCCAGGAAGTATATAAAGGTGTTTTAAAAGAATCTTTAGAGGAAGGCTATGTTAACACTGTTAGCAGTTTAGAAGTTTTGGAACAATTACGTTCAGAATTAAATATTACTGACGATGAACACCGTACAATCTTAACAGAATTAGGTGTCGAAGATCCTTCGTTACTCGATCCTTCTAAACTACATTCTGTCGAAAATTCTGTACGTTTAACTGGTTATCGCAAAGCCTTAGAAAGAATGCTATCTTTACAGCAAAAGGCTTCCCTTGACGAACTTTTAGAAAATAATTCTCAGGATATACGCAAACTACGTCAAGAATATTGTATTACTTATCAAGAAGAGGAAGAAATTTTACAGGGTTTACAACCTGAATCGGGAATCATAGCACGAGCAGAACATATCCTATCACAACTAGAGCAACTAATTGAACGTTATCACGCGCTTAATCAACCTCGTTTTCTTCCTCAAGGGGAAATTCTTAATCTATTAAGAGAAACCGTGAAGCAGAAAAAACGTCTCTTAGTGAGAGCATTATTAGAAATTATTGAAAATAGCGAAGATTCAAGTATTTCTGAGGAAATTACCCAAAATTTAGCTAATCTTTCTCCCGGAGTTTTACAAGATGTGTTAGAAAATTCCGCTTCGAGTTGGTATTCTCGTTTACAACCAAAAATTTTAAATTTATTAAGTCAACCTACCAATAAGATTCCAACTTGTTCTTTAGATATTGATATAAACACAATTATCGGTCATTTACAAGGTTTATTAATGGAATCGAACCCTATTACTCAAACAATTAGTCTTTATATTTTGGCACAAATTGATTTAAAATTAGGGCGAGAAGAAGCTGAAAATTTGTTGACAATTAAAACTAATTTGTTAGTCAAAGAAACCGCTAAAATTTTACTTAATTCTGAAACACTAAATCTCTCTAATTTTAATACTTTAGAAAAAGTAATTTATTTAGGTAATGCTAACTTTTTTGACGGAATTCATAGCAATACTCTAATCGAATTAGCTGAATTATCTTACTTTAATTATTATCGAGAAAATGAGATTATTTCTGACGAAGGAGATACTTGTAGAGAGTTATTATTATTGATTAATGGTAGGGTAGAAATTATCTTACCCCGTGAAAATGATACGCCTATTATTTCCAGTTTATTACCCGGACAAATTCTTGATGAATTAGAAGTTTTATCTCATGGCAAACAATCGGGAAAAATTATTGCCAAAACTACTCCTACAAAAATTTTAGCGATCGCAATAGATAGTTTTGATAGTATTTTAGAAGAAGATCAAGAGTTTTCTCGCCGTATTTTAGAGTTAGAAAGTAGTCGTTTAAAACAACTGATTACAAAATAG
- a CDS encoding YcjF family protein, giving the protein MPLSRIITIVVGLSVIFGLMLWLISSLSRLYSEIAWTSPFLANFLVFILIVLLICFIAIFIYYLGILPNKSANKGKRRKNLPALPAEKNEIASKTIQAVKKQVAQIQDEVTQKALLAKSKQIEANLTTGILKVAVFGTGSAGKTSLVNALIGEMVGNVNASMGTTTEGVTYSLKLPQANREILITDTPGILEMGAPGEIREQLARQLATEADLLLFVCDNDLRASEFTPLEALASIGKRSLLIFNKIDLYSEDEQEIIITNLQERVKNFIAPVDVLKACANPQPVQFSEDEMIQPDIEITSVIKRLAAICRAEGDDLLADNILLQSQRLGEEARKLISQQRVREADKIIMRYQWIGAGVIACTPLPVLDMLATAAVNAQMVVEIGQVYNCDLNNDTGKDLAVSLGKTLVSLGVVKGAVELVAKALQFTAATYVVGKVIQGISAAYLTRIAGKSFVEYFSQDQDWGDGGITEVVQRQFKLSRKDEFVKAFVQDAITRVIEPIKDTLDNNINDQIEYSNEIYFDEGDDWGSNDKSKDYW; this is encoded by the coding sequence ATGCCTTTATCTCGTATTATCACCATCGTTGTCGGTTTAAGTGTTATTTTCGGATTAATGCTGTGGTTAATTAGCTCATTATCTAGACTTTATAGTGAAATAGCATGGACTAGTCCATTTTTAGCTAATTTTCTGGTTTTTATTCTCATTGTCTTACTCATCTGTTTTATTGCCATCTTTATCTACTATTTAGGCATTCTTCCCAACAAATCTGCTAATAAAGGTAAACGTCGTAAAAATTTACCAGCTTTACCCGCAGAAAAAAATGAGATTGCCTCTAAAACTATTCAAGCAGTTAAAAAGCAAGTAGCTCAAATTCAAGATGAAGTTACCCAAAAAGCCTTACTAGCTAAATCTAAGCAAATTGAGGCAAATTTAACCACTGGCATCTTAAAAGTAGCGGTTTTCGGCACAGGTAGTGCTGGTAAAACCTCCCTTGTCAATGCTTTAATTGGTGAAATGGTGGGTAACGTTAACGCAAGTATGGGAACGACAACTGAAGGGGTTACTTATAGCTTAAAACTTCCTCAAGCTAATCGAGAAATTTTGATTACTGATACCCCCGGAATTCTCGAAATGGGTGCACCAGGGGAAATTAGAGAACAATTAGCCCGACAATTAGCCACAGAAGCGGATTTATTACTATTCGTCTGTGATAATGATTTAAGAGCTTCGGAATTTACTCCTTTAGAGGCTTTGGCGAGTATTGGAAAGCGCTCACTGTTAATTTTTAATAAGATAGACTTATATTCAGAAGACGAACAAGAAATAATTATCACTAACCTCCAAGAAAGAGTTAAAAATTTTATCGCCCCTGTAGATGTATTGAAAGCCTGTGCTAATCCTCAACCTGTGCAATTTTCTGAGGATGAAATGATACAACCAGACATCGAAATAACCAGTGTGATAAAACGTTTAGCCGCTATTTGTCGTGCAGAAGGAGATGATTTATTAGCCGATAACATTCTCTTGCAATCTCAAAGATTAGGGGAAGAAGCCCGAAAATTAATTAGTCAGCAACGGGTGCGAGAAGCTGATAAAATTATCATGCGTTATCAGTGGATTGGTGCAGGAGTCATCGCTTGTACACCTTTACCAGTTTTGGATATGTTGGCAACGGCGGCGGTAAATGCCCAAATGGTAGTAGAAATTGGGCAAGTTTACAATTGTGATTTGAACAATGATACGGGAAAAGATTTAGCGGTATCTTTAGGTAAAACTCTTGTGAGTTTAGGAGTGGTAAAAGGTGCGGTGGAATTAGTAGCAAAAGCATTACAATTCACAGCTGCGACTTATGTGGTGGGCAAAGTTATTCAAGGCATCAGTGCGGCATATTTAACGAGAATTGCAGGTAAAAGTTTTGTAGAATATTTTAGTCAGGATCAAGATTGGGGTGATGGAGGAATAACAGAAGTAGTGCAAAGACAATTTAAGCTAAGTCGCAAAGATGAATTTGTGAAGGCTTTTGTGCAAGATGCGATTACTCGTGTAATTGAACCAATAAAAGATACTTTAGATAATAATATTAATGATCAAATCGAATACAGTAATGAAATTTATTTTGATGAAGGCGATGACTGGGGAAGTAACGATAAATCGAAAGATTATTGGTAA